The following are from one region of the Fusarium verticillioides 7600 chromosome 1, whole genome shotgun sequence genome:
- a CDS encoding triacylglycerol lipase yields the protein MKFTSLVSGFGLLTAVVAVPAAFPAPDAIPDLQPVEPATPALEERAVKVTVAVPSGTVIGSSSGKVDSFRGIPFADPPTGSLRLKPPKKLSKPLGNFDASGLVGPSCPQMFISTGAQDVISKFLSDFLAIPFLTPITGQEDCLTMTVQRPAGTKAGDKLPVLFWIFGGGFELGSSAMYDGTSLLGTAIDQDQPFIYVAVNYRVAGFGFMPGAEIKKDGSSNLGLLDQRMGLQWVADNIASFGGDPDKVTIWGESAGAISVLDQMVLYGGDADYKGKPLFRGAIMNSGSVAPAEPVDSDKAQAIYDAVVQSGGCSGSSDTLACLRSLSYDKFLNAANSVPGLLSYNSLALSYLPRPDGTVLPDSPEALIESGRYHAVPMINGNQEDEGTLFALFQPNLTTTAKFVDYLQQLYFQKATKEQLTALVNTYPTALSAGSPFRTSLLNEVFPMFKRRAAIFGDLVFSLTRRIFLQAAAEQNPDVPAWSYLASYNYGTPILGTMHGSDLLQVFYGLWPNNAMRSIRTYYFNFLYNLDPNKGVTKYANWPEWKGSKKLMWFETANKNSIIDDNFRTAQYDWISNNVDILKV from the coding sequence ATGAAGTTTACAAGTCTCGTCTCTGGCTTCGGCCTTCTTACGGCTGTGGTAGCTGTTCCGGCTGCTTTCCCTGCACCAGATGCAATTCCGGATCTTCAACCTGTTGAGCCAGCCACGCCAGCTCTTGAAGAACGAGCTGTCAAAGTCACAGTCGCTGTTCCCTCTGGAACTGTCATCGGCTCAAGTTCTGGAAAGGTCGATTCCTTTAGAGGAATTCCCTTTGCGGATCCACCGACTGGTTCTTTACGACTTAAACCGCCAAAGAAACTATCCAAGCCTCTAGGCAACTTTGATGCTTCAGGACTTGTTGGCCCGTCATGTCCTCAGATGTTCATCTCGACTGGTGCTCAAGATGTCATCTCCAAGTTTCTCTCAGACTTTTTGGCTATTCCCTTCCTTACTCCCATCACTGGTCAGGAGGATTGTCTCACCATGACTGTTCAACGACCGGCTGGtaccaaggctggtgatAAACTCCCTGTATTATTCTGGATCTTTGGCGGTGGCTTTGAACTTGGTTCAAGCGCTATGTACGACGGAACCAGTCTTCTAGGCACTGCCATTGATCAGGACCAACCATTTATCTACGTTGCTGTCAACTACCGCGTCGCCGGCTTCGGATTCATGCCAGgtgctgagatcaagaaggatggaAGTTCGAACTTgggtcttcttgaccagcGCATGGGTCTTCAGTGGGTAGCTGATAACATTGCTTCCTTCGGTGGTGATCCTGACAAGGTCACTATCTGGGGCGAATCCGCTGGTGCCATCTCAGTGCTCGACCAGATGGTTCTCTATGGTGGCGATGCCGATTACAAAGGCAAGCCCCTTTTCCGCGGCGCCATCATGAACTCTGGTAGTGTTGCCCCCGCGGAACCTGTGGATAGCGACAAGGCACAGGCTATCTACGATGCAGTTGTGCAATCGGGCGGATGCTCTGGATCGTCTGATACCCTCGCTTGTCTTCGTAGTCTGAGCTACGACAAGTTCTTGAACGCAGCGAACTCTGTTCCCGGACTCTTGTCCTACAACTCCCTCGCTCTATCATATCTCCCTCGCCCAGACGGCACTGTTCTTCCAGATAGTCCAGAAGCACTCATCGAATCAGGTCGTTACCACGCTGTCCCCATGATCAACGGCAACCAGGAAGACGAAGGCACTCTCTTTGCTCTCTTCCAGCCAAACTTGACAACCACAGCCAAATTCGTCGACTACCTCCAGCAACTCTACTTCCAAAAGGCCACCAAGGAGCAACTAACCGCTCTGGTGAACACTTATCCCACCGCCCTCAGCGCAGGAAGTCCCTTCCGAACATCCCTCCTCAACGAAGTCTTCCCCATGTTCAAGCGCCGCGCCGCCATCTTCGGCgacttggtcttctcccTGACCCGTCGAATCTTTCTCCAGGCAGCAGCCGAGCAGAACCCCGATGTCCCAGCATGGTCGTACCTCGCGAGCTACAACTACGGCACACCTATTCTGGGAACGATGCACGGTTCTGATCTGCTACAAGTCTTTTATGGTCTCTGGCCGAATAACGCTATGCGCAGTATCAGGACGTATTATTTCAACTTTTTGTATAACCTGGATCCTAACAAGGGTGTTACTAAGTATGCGAATTGGCCAGAGTGGAAGGGAAGTAAGAAGCTTATGTGGTTTGAGACGGCGAATAAGAACAGTATCATTGACGATAACTTCAGGACGGCGCAATATGATTGGATTTCGAACAATGTGGATATTTTGAAGGTATAA